The window TGGCGGGTTCAAAGGCCTctctgccgctgcccttTTCGCTCAAGAGGGAGGACACGGGCATGACGGAGTACACCATCGACTGGGGCCAGAACCGGCGCGTCGTGCTCAAGGGCCTGGACGCCGACCTGCGCGCCGTGACGACGGAGACGTGGCTGCGGGCCAAGACGACGCTGGAGGGCTATCTCGAGGCAATGTCCAAGCTCATCGTGTACATGGTGGCCTCGCTGAGCGGCAACCTCTCGCAGGCGGGCGCCATTGTGCtcatggcgctgctgctcgtcagCGCGGGTCTTTTGGGCCTGAGCAATGCTCACTCGACGAGCTTGCAGATGCATGGCCGGCGGGTGGGCAGGTTGAAGGTGGGAAAAGTGCAGATTGCGCCGTTGGATCCGAGGTTGGCGGCGGATGGGCAGATTGATGCGGCGGATGGGATCCCCGTTCACATTGTACCAGTACCTAGTCAGTGATTCAGATGGGAGTTTCATTTCTAGAAGGAAGAGGCGTTGTGCTAGGTTAGATATATAGACATGTGTATGAAGAAAGACTTGTAATTCTCCCCTGCCCTTAGTTATATTgtattcttttataaacgCTCGTACGGTGATAGGTAGAACTCATACACTCCATCATAACAAAACATAATTCgataaaaaaatatagcGTGTtaacagaaaaaaagattgaaaCGTTATCCCAACAAAGTCACCGCAAATATCTCCAGACTGCTCTTCGTGTTTGTAAAGATAATTCGTACGTCAATGTCATTGATAAGACAATACTAAAGGACCCGGTGAATAGAAACACCActgcatatatatatagataaATCTCTCTGTGCGCATAAAGGGTGTCGTATCGAATGGCGTCAAGCCATGAAGCTAATTTATGCGTTGGCCGGCGGGTCTGCTTTTTCTCCTGGTCCTTCTTCAGCGGGAGGTTCTGACTTCACTGGCGAAGCTGCATCTGCCATGGGCTCGTCTTCCGGCACAGTTTCAGGCTCTAATTTAGGCGCAGGTTCCGGTTCGTGTTTCAACTCTGGCTCAGGTTCTGGCTTTgactctggctctggctctagCTCATGTTGGGACTCTGGCTCCGGGTTTGGTTCATCTTCTAGTTTTGATTCCTGCTCTGGCTCAGGCAGTGTCTCTGGCTGCGGGATGTCGTGCATGGCGCCGTCTTCAGTGACGGGCGGTGCGGCCTCGGCTTCAGGCACAGTTTCAGGCTCAGCTTCAGGCTCAGCTACTGGCTCAGCTTCAGGCTCAGCTTCAGGCTCAGCTACTGGCTCAGCTACTGGCTCAACCTGAGGCTCAGCTACTGGCTCAACCTGAGGCTCAACTTGAGGCTCAGCCGCTGGCTCAACTTGGGGTTCAACTTGGGGCTGAGCTTCAGGCTCAACTTGGGGTTCAACTTGGGGCTCAGCTTCAGGCTCAGCTTCAGGctcagcttcaacttcagGTTCAGCAACGTCAGGTAGCGTTGTATCAACAGGACCTTCAGGTTCAGCAACGTCAGGTAGTGTTGTATCAACAGGACTCTCAGGTTCAGCCTCGGGGGCGGACGTGGTGTCGGGCTTAATAACTTCTTCCAGTAGCTGTGACGCAGCTGCCTGGCGATCAAGTTCTCCCATCAGACCTCCAAGCAGATCCggctcgtcctcttcctccttggccGTAGGAGCATCGTCAGCTGCTTCAGGAGCAACCACCTGCGGTTCAGTTGACTCAGCCCTTGTGCTTGCAGCTACagtctcttcctttccatcATCTACTGATACGTTTCCAAGTTCCGAAGGTGCCCCAGATCCAGGCATAGGAGCTGTTACCGAGACTGAGTCCTCCGGCTTGATGGTATCCTCGGTCATTGTAGACAGCTGATGCATTATCATCGGTCTTTGGACGCTGGCATCGGGTTGGACGCTGTCTTGTCCCTTGGAAGCTTCATCAGAGGCTCGGAAGCTTTCATCTTCAGCCCTCGGGCTTGAGATATTGCCTACTTGGTCAGGAGGAGGCAAAGCCGCTTGTTCAACGGGTCTTTCAAGGGCTCTTTCAAGGGCAGCTTCATCATGCGGAATATCTCGCTCAATAGCCTCCTGAGGAGCTTCTCCAACGATTGTTGAAGGCGGCTCAGCGACAGTAGAGTCGGCTGTGTTATCGACAACAGGCAAATCCAAAAAGGGCTGAGCAATTGCGGCCTCGGGCTCGGTGCTCACCGATGGCGCGGATGGAGAGGGCACGATGACGGTATTCCTAGGAGGCGTGTCTTCGTGCTTGATcggcagagaaagagggtTCTCCGGAGGTAGTTCGAGTGTAGGATTTGCTGGCTTGGGAGGCGAGGGCTCTCTTGgcgctggctcttctggcgCCGGCTGTTCATCCTGCATCTCAGTATCAGGGTTCTCAATTATGTGAGACGCATCGGCCATTTCTTCATCGTGATCCTTGGGAGCATCTAGAATGGATTCATCGACAAAACCAGTTTCGTcgccttcgccttcttctccatcttcgccctcgTCACCGTCGtcgccctcttcatcatcatcctcctcttcatccccgTCGCcttcgccatcgccaattTCGCTATCCACATTCGGAGGCGCGTTTTCGTTTTGTGCGAGTGTCTACATTCCAAAAAAGTTAGTTTCAAGTTGACGCAGCAGCTGTTTAGCGAGACACTTACGACTCCTCCATTGCTCTCAGTCTTGATCGCTGCTGCGACTCCAGCCGCTGCAGGCACACTTCTGGCCGCCTGCTGATCTGCAGAGGGCTGCTGtcttgacttcttcttgcctcgcccaggcccagcctttgcttttctcttcggtggcggcggccttctcctggctgctgcctgcGACATGGCAGCATAGGTATCTGGCTGTGCCGCGGGGATGGCCTCGACCCTGGTTGATATGACTTCGCCGTCTACCCGTTGGCCTTCGGACAGAGTAACTTCCTCCGTGTACGGGTTTCCAGCTGCGTCCATCCGCCGGACTGTAGCCCTGGTCACCGTCGGCCCTTGGACCTTCTCCTCTATCGTTCGGCTCGCCGTGGTGACGGTGTTCTTCCTACGCTTAGCGAGGTGCGAGATCTCCGGTGCCTCGACATTCTTGGGCAGCTGCTTCCAAACCCGGATCTGATAACCCTGCGCGCTTGtatcctcctctttcttctcgagCTTGTCCTGCATGCTGGTCTCGTTATccgcctcctcatcctcgtttGGGTGCGGGCGCTTGTATAGCCGGCCGGAACGCGCAGCGCGGAGAAGCTCCTGCGTgtgcggcggcagcagagtCGCATCTTTGGGCATGCCGTGGATGAGCTCGATGGCCCAGATGTcgttttgctgctgctgctcctgctgcaCCGGAGGCGCGACGTTGACCCATTCGGGCCGCCATTGACGGACGGGAAGACCTGCGATTATCAGCTGCTGTCGCGTCATGGGTTGAGCGCAGTGTCGGCAAACCTTCAAAGTCGTCGTGCTCGGCGTAGCCGCTGCGGCCAGCGCGTCTTGTCTAGAAGATCTTGTCAGCCGAGAGTGTCGCGCAGTCTTGATCGCGACCAGAACATACTCCTGGGGCCATTGCGCTGCACGGATTGCTGCAGAAAGCGGCCTCGCCTGTGACGGAGCGGCGCGAAATTCAGCGCGATAGCAGGGCGGATGCTCAAGTCGTGCGTCTTGCGATGCGCCCGGAGCGAGGATCGTCTGATACGCTGCAATGTCTAGGACGAATCAATTGGCGACCGGGACACGACCCGGAAGTTGACTGGCGAAAACGATGCGCATGCAGCCAATTAGAGGTGTTGCAGAATGATGACATAAGCGTGCCGTAGTGCGCCTCTTGCAGATTGCAGCGCATGAAAGATGACTAGAATCCATGAATGCCAAGAATGGCTGTGCTTTGCTGTGATAAGCTATTTTGTAATTGAGGGTAATTGACAATGGGAGATGTCTCCAACTCGTCTTGAACTGCTTAAATCAAGTAGTTTGGAGTTGGACGAATCAAGTTTAAACGTTGTTCAGCCTCTCGAGATGGGGCACTTATAAGTAGGTATGTACCATCTCTAGCACTCCAGGCCTCTGTGATCGCTGTAGTAATAGCTGGCGAGTACCCAGCAGCATGATGCAATTCCAGCGCAactccatctcatcacatCTCCTCAATTGACGTCCCGTAGGGCCAAGACGTCGAGCTCGTAGCGACAAGATGATCATAATCTGCCCCATTAGGCTCAACTTGGACACCGGCGAGTTGTCGCAACCAGAATTGAGATTTGTTGTAGTGTAGTAGTCTAATATTTGTTTCATAACGATCCCGCAATACTCCTAAACCAAGCCGAAAAGTCGTCTCTCGATATTCCAGTGGTATATGTATGATGTACAAGCCCATTGCCATCCTACTGTACAGCCATCATTCCGCCCGTGATTATTTTCGTCGTTAATGCATGCATCCGCTGCGTAATCAGTCATGCctatacatgtatctgtTAGCGATTTCGGCAGTCTCCAATGGTCCAGGGCGTCTAGACTCACCCTGTGTCTTTTTGCCTTAATATCTCTCCTGAATGGCCGGTTTCTTTGCCCTGAATCATCAAAGTCAGCGTTTAAAACATTGCAAGCCTCAGAAAGGGAGCGATATACCGATTGTCCGCCCTCCACTACTAATCGATCCAGCTTGTAGAACTGTCCAATGATGGTTTGTCGCTGTCATGGCCGTTAGTACCTTGCTCGCGAGAAGAAACGCCAGAGAGCAGCCTCATCTCATACCTTCATCGTCTGGAGTTCCTTCAGCCCCTTCTGGATCAGCTCTTGGATCTGGCGCGAATCTTGTACCGCAATATTTTCTCGGAAAGCATCTCGGGTCCGTCGCCTCGCATATTCGCGGAAATTGTAGGAGCTGAATTCTTTGCTCTGGCGCAACAACTGTCGATACTAAAATGACAATCACAGTTAGCCTGAGTGTATACCAAAGTTCAAGCCATGCCCAAAGCTTGTGAGCGTCCATATTGCTGTTTTCATGCATCCCCCACCATAGCAATATGTAGTCTCGCCGAGGCAACAGCCCTTGTTGCGCTTTCGCGTCGGGAGAAATCGACTTACCAGTGATCGCGTCTGCTGTGGTAAATCACCCCGTAAGGTGCCGACTAAAGACATTGTGTGGTGGTGATGTGGTGATGTGTTGTTGCCGATTGCAAGTATGGGCGTTCATTCCGCATACACCAAACATTGATAATGACGGCGGGCGGTTCGGTGTTAGTCGGGCCGGAGAAATCCCTGCTCCGAACGGGAGCCCCGTCCGAGCTTTGCCCGGCGAATTTCAACATTGAGAGTCGCCCGCTGATAGCTTTGGACCGagtggatgctgctgctgtctccGAACAGCCGAAGGCATCCGGTATATTCAGCTGGGCTGTCTGATTCAGGGCCTTGGGCGGCCATGTACTACTCTGAGTGAGATTCGTTACTAGTGTTTATCCTAAACATGCCTGTAGTACGTTTAACATGGGACCTGCGCAGCTGTCATCCGTCCACAGCAGGCAAATAAACTACGAGGTTTGCCCCATATATGGGCAGGTGGCGTGGCAAATTGATCACTTTTTCTCTGTTGACGTAGTCGTTCAAATGCAGTGATTGTTATATCTGCGAAGAAAAATTGGTTAATCCTTATTCGCACTGATGGCATTTATTTTGTGCACCTTGAGTCAGAAGTCTATGTAAGATTTGGATGTAATGCAAGCATGTTCGCCTCTTTGGCAAGAGTATTGAAACAGCCTCGGGGTATGTTCTCCATTGACGCATAATAACTTTTAGTAATCCCTCTAATTTATCAATTTTTGACAGGTCATGAGCTGGATCCTCCAGAGGCAGCAAACGATGCCAAGGCTTGCGCAATGGTTTCAGATGAGAAGCCGTTGGCACTAAGCATCTGGTTGAATCTCGTATCATGATCCAAGTCTCCCTCCAGCTGAGTCGTTAGAGTGTACTGTCTCTGAGACTGGTTTGGTTTTACGACAGTGACAGCTTGAgtgtgcttcttctctgaaAGGAAAGGGGCAAACACCACATTGGTGACAGATGCGTTGAGATTTGCCAACTCCGCGGGATGGCTGTTATCAACGAGATTCCATTTGAGAATCTTGCCCTTAACATGGCCTGTAATGATGGAAGTACCGCCATGGCTTACTGTCATGCAGGAGGCAGGTCCTACATCTTCATCGGCCACTCCCAAGGGAGAGTTGATCTGCATAACGATGGATGCTAGCTCAGCACTGCGGGATCCCAGAAGGGGCTTGTCGCCAAACAGTTCAACGAGGTAGAGGCTGGCATCCTCGGAAGAAACGTAGAGGGTTCGAGCACAAGGATCCAAAGATATGCAGAGAGGAGCTGTAGGGAACAACAGCGTCCGCAGGACCTGGCCTGACTGGTAGTTCCATAGAATGCAGGTCTTATCCTTGCTTGCAGATACGCAGAGGCTCGTCTCGGGGTTGGAGCCTGGACCCAGCACAAGGTCGATGACGGCAGCTCGGTGGTTGGACAAGGTCCTATCAGGCTCATGGCCAATATCCTGCCCAGCCTCCAGGAGACGTGGCAGGGACCACACGTTGACATTAGAATCATCCGAGGCTGACAGCACGTGGCTAGGAGATACGGCAATGCAGCTAACGGCCTGCACATGGCATGGAGGCGTTGTGATTTG is drawn from Trichoderma atroviride chromosome 7, complete sequence and contains these coding sequences:
- a CDS encoding uncharacterized protein (EggNog:ENOG41) is translated as MAPGTRRAGRSGYAEHDDFEGLPVRQWRPEWVNVAPPVQQEQQQQNDIWAIELIHGMPKDATLLPPHTQELLRAARSGRLYKRPHPNEDEEADNETSMQDKLEKKEEDTSAQGYQIRVWKQLPKNVEAPEISHLAKRRKNTVTTASRTIEEKVQGPTVTRATVRRMDAAGNPYTEEVTLSEGQRVDGEVISTRVEAIPAAQPDTYAAMSQAAARRRPPPPKRKAKAGPGRGKKKSRQQPSADQQAARSVPAAAGVAAAIKTESNGGVTLAQNENAPPNVDSEIGDGEGDGDEEEDDDEEGDDGDEGEDGEEGEGDETGFVDESILDAPKDHDEEMADASHIIENPDTEMQDEQPAPEEPAPREPSPPKPANPTLELPPENPLSLPIKHEDTPPRNTVIVPSPSAPSVSTEPEAAIAQPFLDLPVVDNTADSTVAEPPSTIVGEAPQEAIERDIPHDEAALERALERPVEQAALPPPDQVGNISSPRAEDESFRASDEASKGQDSVQPDASVQRPMIMHQLSTMTEDTIKPEDSVSVTAPMPGSGAPSELGNVSVDDGKEETVAASTRAESTEPQVVAPEAADDAPTAKEEEDEPDLLGGLMGELDRQAAASQLLEEVIKPDTTSAPEAEPESPVDTTLPDVAEPEGPVDTTLPDVAEPEVEAEPEAEPEAEPQVEPQVEPEAQPQVEPQVEPAAEPQVEPQVEPVAEPQVEPVAEPVAEPEAEPEAEPVAEPEAEPETVPEAEAAPPVTEDGAMHDIPQPETLPEPEQESKLEDEPNPEPESQHELEPEPESKPEPEPELKHEPEPAPKLEPETVPEDEPMADAASPVKSEPPAEEGPGEKADPPANA